The Betta splendens chromosome 7, fBetSpl5.4, whole genome shotgun sequence genome includes a window with the following:
- the si:ch211-112c15.8 gene encoding tumor necrosis factor receptor superfamily member 1A, producing the protein MNFVSAFPLMLAILSRGHSLITAIGEAPGTCFKMCPAGFHKSGECSDPSDGAARYKCERCGSNSFTEKENYTPECERCHPCGSYQEVIKPCTSSSNVKCDCKRGYYNKNTNSSGSEMDCRACNSSRVPPLDTPGYHDYIRKCKPCQSSECLKKPACRGRECEATTSAPPSSTAPTSTTSRTSAVKNPIQPVALNGGHVSWLVWLAVTFAAVSGLLLLRRLFGAPESCLYWRIQKAVTRCKDDPKLNEQPSHQDNASTTLTINPCEETPAKTLSQSLSPSEDPAPTRVLLPSNEARAAKQDETSKDWPAIVLYAIIKEVPLRRWKEFLRLLSVADEQLERVELEAGLGPGSMERQYQMLRLWSQRASASLDDVFAALHYMDLSRRAELLEESLESLPWRSDTKQGVTA; encoded by the exons ATGAACTTTGTCTCG GCCTTCCCGCTGATGCTCGCCATCCTCTCCAGGGGACACAGTCTAATAACGGCGATCGGCGAGGCCCCCGGGACATGCTTCAAGATGTGTCCGGCTG GGTTTCACAAGAGCGGCGAGTGCAGCGATCCGTCTGATGGCGCCGCACGGTACAAATGTGAGCGATGTGGTAGTAACTCATtcacagagaaagaaaactaCACCCCGGAGTGTGAAAGGTGTCACCCGTGTGGTT CGTACCAGGAAGTCATAAAGCcctgcacctccagcagcaaCGTGAAGTGTGACTGTAAGAGGGGGTACTACAACAAGAACACAAATTCGTCCGGCAGTGAAATGGACTGCAGGGCGTGCAATAGTAGTAGAG TTCCTCCATTAGACACACCTGGCTATCATGACTACATACGGAAGTGTAAGCCATGCCaaag ctccgaGTGTCTGAAGAAACCAGCGTGTCGAGGGCGCGAGTGTGAAGCAACTACCTCTGCACCTCCGTCTTCAACGGCGCCCACGAGCACGACGAGCCGGACTTCAGCTGTGAAGAACCCCATACAGCCGGTTGCTCTGAACG GGGGCCACGTGTCCTGGTTGGTGTGGTTGGCCGTGACCTTCGCCGCCGTCTCggggctcctgctgctccggAGGCTGTTCGGGGCCCCGGAGAGCTGCCTCTACTGGAGGATCCAGAAAGCTGTGACGCGCTGCAAGGACGACCCCAAGCTCAACG AACAACCCAGTCATCAAGACAACGCCTCGACCACACTG ACAATAAACCCATGCGAGGAAACTCCCGCGAAGACTCTTAGTCAGAGTCTGTCCCCATCAGAAGATCCAGCCCCCACCAGGGTCCTGTTGCCAAGCAACGAAGCCAGAG CTGCCAAGCAGGACGAGACTTCGAAGGACTGGCCCGCCATCGTCCTCTACGCCATCATCAAGGAGGTCCCGCTGCGGCGGTGGAAGGAGTTCCTGCGCCTCCTGTCGGTGGCCGATGAGCAGCTGGAgcgggtggagctggaggcgggtCTGGGCCCGGGCTCCATGGAGCGGCAGTACCAGATGCTCCGGCTGTGGAGCCAGCGCGCCTCCGCCAGCCTGGACGACGTCTTCGCGGCCCTGCACTACATGGATCTTTCTCGGCGCGCGGAGTTGCTGGAGGAGAGCCTGGAGAGTCTGCCGTGGAGGAGTGACACGAAGCAGGGCGTCACGGCCTGA
- the ttc34 gene encoding uncharacterized protein ttc34, giving the protein MTALVRPSVNVSELCVNGDKFLEAGELERATSLYTSAFRTHAASTVSHMRKLDKSSLGGVIATLELWLDSHEENQPTQGLNKGLAAVFLSTLCPNNLSATIFKMESLLQSGGHGCEEIFARCTALLEGKRNPPPEGSARVVLEITRALACLLTEPQGVRGLKLYLKAYLHNKCETVALVKSRQNHHLRRIAKAFIDQVLLMHPSLTFDSKWASTTKESEKLDEQACPAVIEFLLHISPNNSEVQELQAAYLFLTGKFGESAEVYSGLLRRHHYQKMSESRTDRSFRDAPERRARLLTGRAAASFLAGGRTAEACRDLGEAFEVHPATARVCFQKLFTDHGTGVTAHSQLRQQAERGLCAYKERVLGRSDLRSTEGVELLDPVIAQFRTLCHLEADGGGRELRVRLADCLLLRGEHKEALSICSQLAAAKGQQSYQNTVQVLRGYARLLSDDHDGALEDFQAVIAHSAPHPSSCVRALCGRGLLRMIGGRSYLTALDYVTASRLHPQETALTVHCLVPWNYRGLLLTVLLEQGRVMLEGSGEHKSKSRPGADSKQTQEENQLQASSKKDQHKSETPAGVQSLAMILMEFQPGADGPQLLAADALYQLGRVEEAYRRLLSIGSSGPRAPILARLALLQLHRGFLYDTNQLLKKLIQCGDTSCLRPLLAVAEQKDLALLQGHCHAAALRVLEGSREEAAVREAVAYLSIAIMASGGEAAESLLERARCYVLLAQRKTAIFDFNAILKEQPNHVHALCGRGFTYLMLTQQKECTDDIVAALQINPDIVIEDILSLKYEARKTVCDWLHQFCRTNLSDILSTSAVPCHEELLREAFTVSGALMRTDCREPRWHLLYVDTLLAKGDVKAAGAHLCQVFGQEPRDAVAQARVGVVEARQQNYHSAAQRLSKLTEKDPSTVDFLLALVPVRQRSPVAQAAAHEASSASSGGHWDQALPLLNVAVQAVGGHRLQYLRQRAVCLAQLGLHERAVADLDQVINRLSECDSSRSHDPRLRVEDLCQRGHSLMHCSREGAALEDFTQALELDRDRALQCVEAGPGRLRLAECFRRGALQHYGEQRLSKAWTLTEHGLVVDSDNAELRRLRAKVKREVAGPCNVN; this is encoded by the exons ATGACTGCTCTAGTTCGACCGTCAGTAAACGTTTCAGAGCTGTGTGTGAATGGAGACAAGTTCCTTGAGGCTGGAGAGCTGGAACGGGCCACCTCTCTCTACACGTCTGCCTTCAGGACTCACGCTGCCTCCACTGTTTCCCACATGAGGAAACTGGACAAGTCCAGCCTGGGCGGGGTGATCGCTACTCTAGAACTTTGGCTCGACAGTCACGAGGAGAACCAGCCTACCCAGGGTCTTAACAAAGGCCTGGCTGCCGTGTTTCTGTCCACGCTCTGTCCCAACAACCTGTCAGCCACTATTTTCAAAATGGAGTCTCTCCTTCAGAGTGGTGGGCATGGCTGTGAGGAGATTTTTGCTCGCTGCACTGCTTTACTCGAAGGAAAGCGAAACCCTCCCCCAGAAGGTTCAGCCCGTGTGGTTTTGGAGATAACTCGTGCTCTGGCCTGCTTGCTCACTGAGCCTCAGGGCGTCAGAGGCCTGAAGCTTTACCTCAAAGCCTACCTGCATAACAAATGTGAAACTGTGGCATTGGTAAAGAGCAGACAAAACCACCACCTCCGGAGAATAGCAAAGGCCTTTATAGACCAAGTGCTGCTCATGCATCCCTCTCTGACGTTTGACAGCAAGTGGGCATCGACAACAAAAGAGAGCGAGAAGCTCGATGAGCAGGCTTGTCCGGCAGTTATTGAGTTTTTGTTGCATATCTCCCCAAACAACAGCGAAGTGCAGGAGCTTCAAGCAGCCTATTTGTTTTTGACAGGCAAGTTTGGGGAAAGCGCAGAAGTCTACTCTGGTCTGCTGCGTCGCCATCATTATCAGAAGATGTCAGAAAGTAGAACAGATCGGTCGTTCCGAGACGCCCCTGAGAGGAGAGCTCGACTTCTAACCGGTCGAGCGGCTGCGTCTTTTCTAGCAGGTGGAAGGACGGCGGAGGCGTGTCGAGATTTGGGGGAGGCATTCGAGGTCCACCCTGCCACTGCGCGAGTTTGTTTCCAAAAGCTCTTCACCGATCATGGTACAGGAGTGACCGCTCACAGCCAGCTCCGTCAGCAGGCAGAGAGGGGCCTGTGCGCTTACAAAGAGAGGGTCCTCGGCCGCTCAGACCTACGGTCCACCGAGGGCGTCGAACTCCTGGACCCTGTGATCGCCCAGTTCCGAACTCTGTGCCATTTGGAGGCCgacgggggaggcagagagctgCGGGTGCGACTGGCCGactgtctcctcctcagagGGGAGCACAAGGAGGCGCTCTCCATCTGTAGCCAGCTAGCCGCTGCAAAAGGCCAGCAGAGCTACCAGAACACCGTGCAGGTTCTTCGCGGGTATGCGCGACTCCTGTCGGACGACCACGATGGGGCGCTGGAGGACTTCCAGGCCGTGATCGCACACAGCGCCCCCCACCCGTCTAGCTGTGTGCGAGCGCTCTGTGGCAGAGGGCTCTTGCGCATGATCGGGGGCCGTAGCTACCTCACTGCTTTGGACTATGTGACAGCCAGCAGGTTGCATCCTCAGGAAACAGCCCTGACTGTTCACTGCTTGGTGCCGTGGAACTACAGAGGGCTGCTGTTGACTGTGTTACTAGAGCAAGGACGAGTTATGTTGGAGGGGAGCGGAGAGCACAAGTCCAAGTCCAGACCCGGCGCCGACTCCAAGCAAACCCAAGAGGAGAATCAGCTGCAGGCCTCGTCGAAAAAAGACCAACACAAATCAGA GACTCCTGCTGGCGTTCAGTCCCTGGCCATGATCCTCATGGAGTTCCAGCCCGGGGCCGACGGACCTCAGCTTCTGGCAGCAGATGCCTTGTACCAGCTCGGCCGAGTGGAGGAGGCCTACCGGCGACTGCTTTCCATCGGCTCCTCGGGGCCTCGGGCGCCCATCCTGGCTCGTCTcgccctgctgcagctgcacaggggCTTCCTGTATGACACCAATCAG ctgctgaagaagctCATCCAGTGTGGTGACACCAGCTGCTTGCGCCCCCTGTTGGCGGTGGCAGAGCAAAAGGACCTAGCACTGCTGCAGGGACACTGCCACGCCGCTGCATTACGGGTCCTGGaaggctccagagaggaggctgcCGTTCGGGAGGCTGTAGCTTATCTTTCTATCGCAATAATGGCCTCTG GTGGTGAGGCAGCAGAGTCCCTGCTGGAGAGAGCAAGGTGTTATGTCCTTCTGGCCCAAAGGAAGACAGCCATCTTTGACTTCAATGCTATTCTGAAGGAGCAGCCAAATCACGTTCATGCTCTCTGTGGAAGGGGCTTCACCTATCTCATGCTGACTCAACAAAAG GAATGCACTGATGATATTGTGGCAGCTCTTCAGATAAACCCCGACATAGTCATTGAGGACATCCTGTCCCTTAAATATGAGGCCCGCAAGACGGTGTGTGATTGGCTGCATCAGTTCTGTCGGACCAATCTGTCAGACATCCTGTCCACTAGTGCTGTCCCCTGCCACGAAGAGCTGCTCCGAGAGGCTTTTACAGTCAGCGGAGCTCTAATGAGGACGGACTGCAGAGAGCCTCGATGGCATCTTCTCTATGTGGATACCCTCTTAGCCAAAG GGGACGTTAAGGCAGCAGGCGCTCATCTGTGCCAGGTGTTTGGTCAAGAGCCAAGAGACGCAGTGGCCCAGGCCAGGGTGGGTGTGGTGGAGGCTCGGCAGCAGAACTACCACAGTGCGGCTCAGAGGCTCAGCAAACTCACGGAAAAGGATCCATCCACTGTAGATTTCCTATTGGCCCTGGTCCCAGTCAGGCAGCGAAGCCCCGTCGCACAG GCTGCTGCACATGAGGCCAGCAGTGCATCATCAGGAGGCCACTGGGATCAGGCCCTGCCCCTGTTGAACGTGGCAGTACAGGCAGTGGGCGGTCACAGACTCCAGTACCTTCGCCAGAGGGCCGTCTGTCTCGCTCAGCTGGGCTTACACGAGCGGGCCGTAGCCGATCTGGACCAGGTTATCAACAGACTCAGCGAATGCGACTCCAGCCGCTCACATGACCCTCGCCTTCGGGTGGAGGATCTGTGTCAACGAGGCCACAGCCTGATGCACTGTTCCAGAGAAGGAGCCGCTCTGGAGGACTTCACCCAAGCCCTGGAGCTCGACAGGGACCGGGCTCTTCAGTGTGTCGAGGCCGGACCGGGGAGGCTGCGTCTGGCTGAGTGCTTTCGGCGAGGAGCGCTGCAGCACTATGGGGAGCAGCGGCTCAGTAAAGCCTGGACGTTGACTGAACACGGTCTTGTTGTGGACAGCGATAACGCAGAGCTCCGCAGGCTGAGGGCAAAGGTCAAACGGGAAGTGGCCGGCCCCTGCAATGTCAACTAG
- the alas2 gene encoding 5-aminolevulinate synthase, erythroid-specific, mitochondrial, translated as MAAFLHHCPYLKAVPKQALRRTGAALLSLADQCPIIARQVTVSAPASVDEKLSIPPTEPSVAQRRLFAQTATEVAVSASKGCPFVTSQIGMVQARPEVQEDVNHSLMKSLLKGFKDSIMPSTADTKTVTHLLKDNMAGPSYDYDRFFSEKITEKRKDHTYRVFKTVNRSAEAFPFAEDYSVPGRSAAQVSVWCSNDYLGMSRHPRVLSAISDALERHGAGAGGTRNISGTSNFHVSLEQELAQLHHKDAALVFSSCFVANDSTLFTLAKMLPGCEIYSDAGNHASMIQGIRNSGAKRFIFRHNDGRHLEELLQRSDPKTPKIVAFETVHSMDGAICPLEELCDVAHRYGALTFVDEVHAVGLYGAHGAGVGERDNIMHKIDIVSGTLGKAFGCVGGYIASSAALVDTVRSFAAGFIFTTSLPPMVLAGALESVRVLKSPEGQVLRRAHQRNVKHMRQLLMDKGLPVVNCPSHIIPIRVGNAEMNNRVCDTLMRRHNIYVQAINYPTVPRGEELLRLAPSPHHNPAMMEYFVEKLVEVWQEAGLLLNSPATASCTFCDRPLHFDLMSEWEKSYFGNMEPQYITVTA; from the exons ATGGCTGCCTTCCTTCATCACTGCCCGTATCTGAAGGCGGTTCCTAAGCAAGCCCTGAGGCGAACAGGAGCTGCCTTGCTGTCGCTGGCCGACCAGTGCCCCATCATCGCCCGCCAGGTCACCGTGAGCGCTCCGGCCTCCGTGGACGAGAAACTGAGCATCCCGCCGACCGAGCCGAGCGTGGCCCAAAGGAGGCTGTTTGCCCAAACCGCCACCGAGGTGGCCGTGTCGGCGTCGAAGGGCTGCCCTTTCGTCACCTCTCAGATCGGGATGGTCCAGGCCCGACCTGAAGTCCAGGAGGATGTGAATCACA GTTTGATGAAATCTCTGTTGAAGGGTTTTAAGGATTCAATCATGCCATCGACAGCCGACACCAAGACGGTCACGCACCTACTGAAAGACAACATGG CTGGCCCCAGCTACGACTACGACCGCTTCTTCAGCGAGAAGATAACCGAGAAAAGGAAGGACCACACGTACCGGGTCTTTAAGACGGTGAACAGGAGCGCCGAGGCCTTCCCGTTCGCAGAGGACTACTCCGTCCCGGGCCGCTCGGCCGCTCAGGTGTCCGTGTGGTGCAGCAACGACTACCTGGGCATGAGCCGCCACCCACGCGTCCTGAGTGCAATCAG CGACGCCCTGGAGAGGCACGGTGCAGGCGCGGGTGGCACCAGGAACATTTCTGGCACCAGTAACTTCCATGTGtccctggagcaggagctggccCAGCTGCACCACAAGGACGCAGCTctggtcttctcctcctgcttcgtGGCCAACGACTCCACCCTCTTCACGCTAGCTAAGATGCTACCAG GGTGCGAGATCTACTCGGACGCAGGGAACCACGCGTCGATGATTCAGGGCATCAGGAACAGCGGAGCCAAGCGCTTCATCTTCCGCCACAATGACGGCCGACacttggaggagctgctgcagcgctcggACCCCAAGACGCCCAAGATCGTGGCCTTTGAGACGGTGCACTCCATGGAcg GGGCCATATGTCCTCTAGAGGAGCTGTGTGACGTGGCCCACCGCTATGGGGCCCTGACGTTTGTCGATGAAGTCCACGCCGTGGGTCTGTACGGAGCCCACGGCGCCGGCGTTGGGGAGAGGGACAACATTATGCACAAAATTGACATTGTTTCCGGGACCTTAG GTAAAGCCTTTGGCTGTGTGGGAGGGTATATTGCCAGCAGCGCCGCCCTGGTGGACACAGTTCGCTCCTTCGCAGCCGGCTTCATCTTCACCACTTCCCTGCCTCCGATGGTCCTGGCTGGAGCGCTGGAGTCCGTGCGGGTCCTGAAGAGCCCCGAAGGGCAGGTGCTACGCAGGGCCCACCAGCGGAACGTCAAACACATGAGGCAGCTGCTCATGGACAAGGGCCTTCCCGTGGTCAACTGCCCGAGCCACATCATCCCCATACGG GTGGGCAACGCCGAGATGAACAACAGGGTGTGTGACACCCTGATGAGAAGACACAACATCTACGTCCAGGCCATCAACTACCCCACAGTGCCTCGAGGCGAGGAGCTACTGCGACTGGCTCCGTCTCCTCATCACAACCCTGCCATGATGGAGTACTTTGTGG AGAAACTGGTGGAGGTGTGGCAGGAGGCAGGGCTGCTGCTCAACAGCCCCGCCACGGCGTCCTGCACCTTCTGTGACCGCCCACTGCACTTTGACCTCATGAGCGAGTGGGAGAAATCCTACTTCGGCAACATGGAGCCTCAGTACATTACTGTGACAGCGTAA